The Pagrus major chromosome 10, Pma_NU_1.0 genome contains a region encoding:
- the LOC141004013 gene encoding uncharacterized protein, translating to MYGASGVPELIPPSGPPRQPGPAGQYNPGHPQVNGHGGGDNPQRLGQRAPKLGQIGRTKKVDLDDEDLDDIMNNNGQCPVSLSPIS from the exons ATGTACGGAGCTTCAGGTGTCCCGGAGCTCATCCCGCCCAGCGGGCCGCCGCGGCAGCCCGGCCCGGCGGGACAGTACAACCCGGGACACCCGCAGGTCAACGGCCATGGAGGCGGGGACAACCCGCAGAGACTCGGACAGAGGGCACCCAAGCTGGGTCAGATCGGTCGGACCAAGAAAG TGGACTTGGACGACGAAGACCTGGACGACATCATGAACAACAACGGCCAGTGTCCTGTATCCCTGTCGCCTATCTCCTAA
- the cldn7a gene encoding claudin-7-A, with product MANSGIQLLGFFLSLIGIAGLIIGTILPQWKMSAYIGDNIITAVAMYQGLWMSCAFQSTGQLQCKIYDSILQLDSSLQATRALMIVGIIVSIAGLGVACMGMKCTTCAGNDKLRKSRIAMTGGIILLVGGLCAIVACSWFAHNVIRAFYNPYTPVNTKFEFGAAIFIAWGGSLLDVLGGAMLAASCPRKKQVSKYPSKAGSRSGPPSSTKEYV from the exons ATGGCCAACTCCGGGATTCAGCTGTTGGGATTCTTCCTGTCTCTAATCGGCATCGCCGGGCTGATCATCGGGACTATCCTGCCGCAGTGGAAGATGTCGGCGTACATCGGGGACAACATCATCACAGCTGTAGCCATGTACCAGGGGCTGTGGATGTCATGCGCCTTCCAGAGCACCGGACAGCTCCAGTGCAAAATCTACGACTCCATCCTGCAGCTCGACA GTTCGCTTCAGGCCACTCGTGCTTTGATGATAGTCGGCATCATCGTGTCCATAGCAGGTCTGGGCGTGGCCTGTATGGGGATGAAGTGCACCACCTGTGCAGGGAATGACAAGCTCCGCAAGTCCCGCATCGCCATGACAGGAGGCATCATCCTACTAGTGGGAG GGCTGTGTGCCATTGTAGCGTGTTCCTGGTTCGCTCATAATGTGATCCGGGCTTTCTATAATCCCTACACTCCTGTCAACACCAA GTTTGAGTTTGGCGCCGCCATCTTCATCGCCTGGGGCGGCTCCCTCCTAGACGTCCTGGGCGGAGCCATGTTGGCCGCTTCCTGTCCACGAAAGAAACAAGTCTCCAAGTACCCGTCCAAGGCCGGCTCCCGGTCCGGTCCGCCGAGCAGCACTAAAGAATACGTTTAA